The Erythrobacter sp. Alg231-14 genome has a segment encoding these proteins:
- a CDS encoding pyridoxamine 5'-phosphate oxidase family protein has product MAEFFDALDPKHVAMIEKQPVFFVATAAADGRVNLSPKGYDAFRVLGPGKVAYLDLGGSGNETHAHLVAPQSDGGRITIMFCNFERPALILRIYGRGTPVLPQDDGWDALAANFTLMPGTRQIFEIDIESVQTSCGWGVPFMSMEGERDTLKKAHRQIGADAWMDKTSKRTTSIDGLTTRPTTRYIAGE; this is encoded by the coding sequence ATGGCTGAATTTTTCGACGCGCTTGATCCCAAACATGTGGCGATGATCGAAAAACAGCCGGTGTTCTTTGTGGCCACCGCCGCCGCCGATGGACGGGTCAATCTTAGTCCAAAGGGGTACGATGCGTTCCGTGTGTTGGGCCCCGGAAAAGTCGCCTATCTTGATCTTGGCGGCTCTGGCAATGAAACGCATGCCCATCTTGTGGCGCCGCAATCCGATGGCGGTCGGATAACGATCATGTTCTGCAATTTCGAGCGCCCCGCTTTGATCCTGCGCATTTATGGGCGGGGGACGCCTGTCCTTCCCCAAGATGATGGATGGGATGCGTTGGCGGCGAATTTTACATTGATGCCGGGCACGCGGCAGATTTTTGAGATCGATATTGAAAGCGTCCAAACCAGCTGTGGTTGGGGGGTTCCCTTTATGTCGATGGAGGGTGAGCGTGACACTCTAAAGAAAGCGCATCGTCAAATTGGCGCCGATGCATGGATGGATAAGACGTCCAAACGCACGACCAGTATCGATGGCCTGACCACCCGCCCGACGACGCGATATATTGCCGGCGAGTGA
- the pheS gene encoding phenylalanine--tRNA ligase subunit alpha, with amino-acid sequence MTDLTSQKDASLAAIGAATTLDALEEQRVAALGKKGWVSLALKTLGQMSPDERKEAAPAIQSVRSELATAIDAKKAALESAALEAQLASETIDLTLPAPATAQGSIHPVSQVMDELAEIFADLGFAVATGPEIEDDWHNFTALNMDESHPARAMHDTFYFPDAAADGGKMLLRTHTSPVQIRSMKEQGAPIRIIAPGRVYRSDSDATHTPMFHQVEGLVVDRGIHLGHLKWTLETFFKAFFEREDITLRLRPSYFPFTEPSVEVDVGYSNEGNRRVVGGHGDADGHDWMELGGSGMVNRRVLEMAGVDPDEYQGFAFGLGIDRIAMLKYGMNDLRAFFDGDPRWLAHYGFSPYDQPTLSAGVGVSS; translated from the coding sequence ATGACCGATTTAACATCCCAGAAAGACGCAAGCCTCGCCGCAATTGGCGCGGCCACCACGCTCGATGCGTTAGAAGAGCAACGCGTAGCCGCGCTCGGCAAGAAGGGCTGGGTCAGTTTGGCGCTTAAAACTCTGGGTCAAATGAGCCCGGATGAACGCAAAGAAGCGGCTCCCGCCATTCAATCGGTGCGCAGCGAATTGGCGACTGCGATTGATGCGAAGAAAGCGGCGCTGGAATCGGCCGCATTGGAAGCGCAATTGGCCAGTGAGACGATCGATCTTACGCTCCCCGCGCCGGCGACGGCCCAAGGATCCATTCACCCGGTTAGTCAGGTGATGGACGAATTGGCCGAGATTTTTGCCGATCTTGGCTTTGCGGTTGCGACCGGTCCCGAGATCGAAGACGATTGGCACAATTTCACCGCGCTCAATATGGATGAAAGTCATCCCGCGCGCGCGATGCACGACACGTTCTATTTTCCCGATGCAGCGGCGGATGGCGGCAAGATGCTGTTGCGGACCCACACATCTCCCGTCCAGATTCGGAGTATGAAAGAACAGGGCGCGCCCATCCGCATTATCGCGCCGGGCCGGGTCTATCGCAGCGACAGCGACGCGACTCACACGCCGATGTTCCACCAAGTCGAAGGCTTGGTCGTAGATCGGGGTATTCACCTTGGCCATCTAAAGTGGACGTTGGAGACTTTCTTCAAGGCGTTCTTTGAACGCGAAGACATCACTTTGCGCCTTCGCCCATCCTATTTCCCGTTCACCGAACCCAGTGTCGAAGTCGATGTCGGCTATTCGAATGAAGGCAACCGCAGGGTTGTTGGCGGACACGGCGATGCCGATGGGCATGACTGGATGGAATTGGGCGGAAGCGGCATGGTCAATCGCCGCGTTCTTGAGATGGCCGGTGTCGATCCCGATGAATATCAGGGGTTTGCCTTCGGCTTGGGGATCGATCGGATCGCCATGCTCAAATACGGGATGAACGATCTGCGCGCGTTCTTTGACGGCGACCCTCGATGGTTGGCCCATTACGGCTTCTCACCCTACGACCAACCGACCCTTTCCGCCGGCGTGGGAGTATCGTCATGA
- a CDS encoding GMC family oxidoreductase N-terminal domain-containing protein, producing MESFDYIVIGGGSGGSAAAGRLAVDGTQRVCLIEAGGRNDNLLIKTPGFMPFIRNSSNYQFDTVPQKGLNGRVGYQPRGKGLGGSSAINAMVYIRGNKWDYDNWADMGCDGWSYDDVLPWFKQCESNERGADDYHGAGGPLFVSNQRSPNPTSHAFVEAAAELQLRTNNDFNGEQQDGFGLYQVTQRDGERWSAARGYVEPIRNQGNFAVRTDTLVEKLVVEQGRVTGVMVRRGKSSEMLYARRGVILSAGAFNSPQILMLSGIGPAEHLKSQGIDVVLDRKEVGANLQDHIDYVSGWSTKSDVPIGGTLKGTLKMAAAIVEHRRKRTGAMTTCYAEAGGFWTVMDDAPAPDIQWHFVPAVLEDHGRENVKGYGFSMHACVLRPESKGSVRLGSKDAASAPVIDPNFLDDDRDIAALREGIRLSHRIADAPPMQVYEPTDRHPVNLQDDAALDELIRNRADTVYHPVGTCRMGSDAEAIVDPKLKVNGLDGLWIADASIMPKIVSGNTNAPSIMIGERCADFILNA from the coding sequence ATGGAAAGTTTTGACTACATCGTCATTGGTGGGGGCAGCGGCGGCAGCGCAGCGGCGGGGCGGCTTGCCGTCGACGGGACCCAACGCGTGTGCCTAATCGAAGCGGGCGGTCGCAACGATAACCTCTTGATCAAGACGCCGGGTTTTATGCCCTTCATTCGCAATTCGTCGAACTATCAATTCGATACGGTTCCGCAAAAGGGATTGAATGGTCGCGTAGGATACCAGCCGCGCGGTAAAGGGTTGGGCGGATCATCAGCGATCAACGCCATGGTCTATATTCGCGGAAACAAATGGGATTACGACAACTGGGCCGACATGGGTTGCGACGGTTGGTCGTATGATGACGTGTTACCTTGGTTCAAACAATGCGAATCCAATGAACGCGGCGCGGATGATTATCACGGTGCGGGCGGTCCTCTGTTCGTATCAAACCAAAGATCGCCCAATCCAACCAGCCATGCTTTCGTCGAAGCCGCCGCCGAATTGCAATTGCGCACCAACAACGATTTTAACGGCGAACAACAAGACGGTTTTGGTCTTTATCAAGTGACACAGCGCGACGGCGAACGGTGGTCCGCAGCGCGCGGATATGTTGAACCGATCCGCAATCAAGGTAACTTTGCCGTCCGCACGGACACATTGGTTGAAAAATTGGTGGTTGAACAAGGTCGCGTCACCGGTGTGATGGTGCGCCGCGGCAAGTCATCGGAAATGCTCTATGCCCGCCGTGGAGTGATACTTTCTGCGGGTGCGTTCAATTCACCGCAAATATTGATGCTTTCAGGGATCGGGCCAGCGGAACATTTGAAATCGCAAGGCATCGATGTCGTGCTTGACCGGAAAGAAGTCGGTGCGAACCTTCAAGATCACATCGACTATGTCTCCGGCTGGTCCACAAAAAGCGATGTGCCAATTGGCGGAACGTTGAAAGGGACGCTCAAAATGGCGGCAGCGATTGTGGAACACCGCCGCAAACGCACCGGCGCCATGACAACGTGTTACGCCGAAGCTGGTGGATTTTGGACCGTCATGGACGACGCGCCCGCACCAGACATTCAATGGCATTTCGTTCCCGCGGTTCTTGAGGATCACGGGCGAGAAAACGTCAAAGGGTATGGCTTTTCAATGCATGCCTGTGTTCTGCGCCCTGAAAGCAAAGGCTCCGTCCGTCTGGGTTCTAAGGATGCGGCCTCGGCGCCGGTGATTGATCCAAATTTCCTAGACGATGATCGCGACATTGCGGCTTTGCGGGAAGGCATCCGGTTGTCGCACAGGATTGCCGATGCGCCGCCGATGCAAGTGTATGAACCAACCGATCGGCACCCAGTAAACCTTCAAGACGACGCCGCATTGGATGAATTGATCCGCAACCGTGCGGACACAGTCTATCACCCGGTTGGCACATGTCGCATGGGGTCCGATGCAGAGGCAATCGTGGATCCAAAGCTGAAAGTGAACGGGCTTGACGGGCTTTGGATCGCCGATGCGAGCATCATGCCAAAGATCGTGAGTGGGAACACAAACGCTCCGAGCATTATGATCGGTGAACGCTGTGCAGACTTCATCTTGAACGCTTGA
- a CDS encoding alpha/beta fold hydrolase: MSSSGPTSQTFISQRLRLSYEDWGGRGKPPLILVHGGRDHARNWDWTAEALRDEYHIIAIDHRGHGNSEWVSDGNYSSNDMVYDLAQLIHQLGVGPVRIVSHSMGGNVALRYTGMFPDMVTKLVAIEGLGPSPEVRAKQRETPYPQRAAEWIAKKRKAAGRTPRKYESIEAAFARMIEENSYLTEAQARHLTIHGVNRNEDGTYSWKFDPHLNVWGVEDVADEFLEAMWGAITCPTLLLYGADSWASNPEKDGRIKHFKTAEVIEFEKAGHWLHHDQFDKYIRVLRDFL; the protein is encoded by the coding sequence ATATCTTCTTCGGGGCCAACCTCGCAAACCTTCATCTCTCAACGCCTTCGCCTCAGCTATGAGGATTGGGGTGGCAGAGGCAAACCACCTCTCATCTTGGTCCATGGCGGTCGCGATCACGCCCGCAACTGGGATTGGACGGCAGAGGCGTTGCGCGACGAATACCACATCATCGCTATCGATCATCGCGGGCATGGGAACAGCGAATGGGTGTCCGATGGAAACTACAGTTCCAACGACATGGTCTATGATCTGGCGCAATTGATCCATCAGCTCGGCGTTGGTCCGGTGCGGATTGTGTCGCATTCGATGGGTGGCAATGTAGCCCTACGTTACACCGGCATGTTCCCCGATATGGTGACGAAATTGGTCGCGATTGAAGGGCTTGGTCCCTCGCCAGAGGTGCGCGCGAAACAACGCGAAACTCCATACCCCCAACGGGCGGCCGAATGGATCGCGAAAAAGCGCAAGGCCGCCGGGCGCACGCCGCGCAAATATGAAAGTATTGAGGCGGCCTTCGCCCGGATGATCGAAGAAAACTCTTATTTGACCGAGGCACAGGCGCGCCATCTCACCATTCACGGGGTAAACCGCAATGAAGATGGCACCTACAGTTGGAAATTCGACCCGCATCTGAATGTGTGGGGTGTCGAAGATGTTGCCGACGAATTTCTAGAGGCGATGTGGGGAGCCATCACGTGCCCCACTTTGCTATTGTACGGTGCAGATAGCTGGGCATCCAATCCGGAAAAGGATGGCCGGATTAAGCACTTTAAGACAGCCGAAGTGATCGAATTCGAAAAGGCCGGGCACTGGCTGCACCACGATCAATTCGACAAATATATCCGCGTTTTGCGCGACTTTTTATAA
- a CDS encoding peptide chain release factor 3, which yields MANSRRTFAIISHPDAGKTTLTEKLLLQGGAIHLAGEVKARGQQRRARSDWMKIEQQRGISVTSSVMTFEREGVTFNLLDTPGHEDFSEDTYRTLTAVDSAVMVIDAAKGIEPQTRKLFEVCRLRNLPIITFVNKVDREGRDPFETLDEVADMLALDVSPQGWPIGMGGQFEGILDFSTGEVSRPEGPSKEFLGTRDANPEIPPEFAEEAELAQVGYPEFDMDAYRSGDLTPVFFGSALKNFGVTELIEAIAKFAPPPRPQPAGDDTIAPNHEEVTGFIFKVQANMDPNHRDRIAFMRQVSGTFKRGMKLTPSGLGKPIAVHSPILFFAQDREIADTAEAGDIIGIPNHGTLRVGDTLSEKDTVRFTGLPNFAPEILRRVQLKDPTKTKQLRKALDDLSEEGVIQVFYPELGAQHVVGVVGQLQLEVLISRLSAEYKVEAGLEASPFATARWVKGEQAALDEFEGFNRANLARDRDGDLVFMAKSPWDVNYQVEKNPDLTFSATKER from the coding sequence ATCGCAAACTCCCGTCGCACCTTTGCGATCATTTCTCACCCGGATGCCGGTAAGACCACGCTGACGGAAAAGCTCCTGCTGCAAGGCGGGGCGATCCACCTTGCAGGCGAGGTTAAGGCGCGCGGACAGCAACGCCGTGCCCGTTCTGACTGGATGAAGATTGAGCAGCAGCGCGGGATCTCTGTCACCTCTTCCGTGATGACGTTTGAGAGAGAAGGCGTTACCTTCAACCTGCTTGATACGCCGGGTCACGAAGATTTCTCCGAAGACACCTATCGCACGCTAACCGCCGTCGACAGCGCCGTTATGGTGATCGACGCGGCCAAAGGTATCGAACCGCAGACGCGCAAATTGTTCGAAGTGTGCCGGTTGCGCAATCTGCCGATCATCACTTTCGTGAACAAAGTTGACCGCGAGGGTCGCGATCCTTTTGAGACGCTGGACGAGGTGGCCGATATGCTTGCGCTGGACGTCAGCCCGCAAGGGTGGCCGATCGGCATGGGCGGACAGTTTGAAGGGATTTTGGACTTTTCGACCGGTGAAGTCAGCCGTCCCGAAGGGCCATCCAAAGAGTTTTTGGGCACACGTGATGCCAATCCGGAGATTCCGCCTGAATTCGCCGAAGAGGCGGAATTGGCGCAAGTCGGTTATCCCGAATTCGACATGGACGCCTATCGCAGCGGCGATTTGACGCCAGTCTTCTTTGGATCGGCGCTCAAGAACTTTGGCGTTACCGAACTGATCGAGGCCATCGCCAAATTTGCACCGCCTCCGCGGCCGCAACCGGCGGGTGATGACACGATCGCGCCGAACCATGAAGAGGTCACAGGCTTCATCTTTAAAGTTCAGGCCAATATGGACCCCAATCACCGGGATCGGATCGCGTTCATGCGTCAGGTGTCCGGTACGTTCAAACGCGGCATGAAATTGACGCCATCCGGGCTGGGTAAACCGATTGCGGTTCATTCGCCGATCCTGTTTTTTGCGCAAGACCGAGAGATCGCCGACACGGCCGAAGCGGGCGATATTATTGGCATCCCCAATCATGGCACCCTGCGTGTGGGCGACACTTTGTCAGAAAAAGACACGGTGCGTTTCACCGGCCTACCCAATTTTGCGCCCGAAATTCTGCGGCGGGTCCAATTGAAAGACCCGACCAAGACCAAGCAACTTCGCAAGGCGCTTGATGATTTGTCCGAAGAGGGCGTGATCCAAGTGTTCTACCCAGAATTGGGCGCGCAGCATGTCGTTGGCGTGGTCGGTCAATTGCAACTTGAGGTTCTGATCTCAAGATTGTCGGCTGAATATAAGGTTGAGGCCGGGCTTGAGGCGTCACCGTTTGCCACAGCGCGTTGGGTTAAGGGCGAACAGGCCGCGCTTGATGAGTTTGAGGGCTTTAATCGTGCGAACCTCGCCCGAGACCGTGACGGCGACTTGGTCTTCATGGCCAAGAGCCCTTGGGACGTGAATTATCAGGTTGAGAAGAACCCCGACCTGACATTTTCTGCCACGAAAGAGCGCTGA
- the pheT gene encoding phenylalanine--tRNA ligase subunit beta: protein MKFSLTWLKDHLETDASLSEITDALNAIGLEVEGVEDPAQRLAGFTVAKVLTAAKHPDADKLQVLTVDTGTGEPLQVVCGAPNARAGMTGVLGQPGAVVPSNGMELRKSAIRGVESNGMMCSVKELELGEDHDGIIELPNDAPVGHNFADYHGSSPVVDVAITPNRPDCMGVYGIARDLAAAGLGTLKPIAIPNFAANGACPVEIRTEDAQGCPAFYGRVITGVKNGPSPDWLQQRLTSAGQRPISLLVDLTNYLMLTFGRPAHVYDLAKLSGAVVARRAKNGEQVLALNEKTYTLDDSMVVIADDTQVHDIAGIMGGEDSGVQNDTTDVLLEIAYFEPSRIGVTGRTLGLASDARTRFERGVDPEFLQDGLDLLTGLIVELAGGTPSEDVHAGTAPNEAKVVAFDTGLTARLGGVDVPADEQRRILESLDFAVADDWNVTCPLRRNDIEGPADLVEEVVRIHGLDAVESVALPRMEGVARPTATPEQQLERKLRRAAAGAGLNEAITWSFISEAEAATVGGGHWTLENPISEELKVMRPSLLPGLLSALKRNLDRGGSSIRLFEIGRRYLADGEYPALVCVMAGNKTDRNWAQGKAVPFDAFDAKSMCLELLRAAGAPVQKLMVMDEAGDFYHPGQSATLRLGPKNVLASFGAIHPAMLDTFGIDVPVVACGIHLDAIPAKKAGGKGKGGAINFARPSFTPPALQAVTRDFAFLVPTTLAAGDLLRVVKGADKANIVDARVFDLFTGEGVPEGQKSIAIEVTLQPQDKSYKDADLKAITDAVVAAAAKQGAELRG from the coding sequence ATGAAATTCTCGCTCACATGGCTAAAAGACCACCTCGAAACCGATGCATCTTTGTCTGAAATTACCGATGCGTTGAACGCGATCGGTTTGGAGGTTGAAGGCGTCGAAGACCCAGCGCAGCGGCTTGCCGGGTTCACCGTGGCCAAAGTGTTGACAGCAGCGAAGCATCCCGATGCTGATAAGTTGCAGGTCCTTACCGTGGACACCGGCACTGGCGAACCGCTTCAGGTTGTTTGCGGCGCCCCCAATGCGCGCGCCGGTATGACAGGCGTTCTAGGCCAACCGGGAGCGGTTGTACCGTCCAACGGGATGGAGCTTCGCAAGAGCGCCATTCGCGGTGTCGAATCAAACGGCATGATGTGCTCCGTCAAAGAATTGGAGCTGGGCGAAGATCATGACGGCATTATCGAATTGCCCAATGATGCGCCGGTTGGGCACAATTTTGCCGATTATCACGGATCATCGCCGGTTGTTGATGTGGCGATCACGCCAAACCGTCCGGATTGTATGGGTGTGTATGGGATTGCGCGCGATCTTGCTGCGGCGGGTCTCGGCACGCTGAAACCGATTGCCATTCCCAACTTCGCCGCGAACGGTGCCTGCCCGGTTGAGATCCGGACGGAAGATGCCCAAGGGTGTCCGGCGTTTTACGGGCGTGTCATCACTGGCGTTAAAAATGGCCCATCGCCGGATTGGCTGCAACAGCGGCTTACCAGTGCGGGGCAGCGCCCAATTTCTCTTTTGGTCGATCTGACCAATTACCTCATGCTGACATTTGGCCGTCCCGCGCATGTCTATGACCTTGCCAAACTTTCCGGCGCTGTGGTTGCGCGCAGAGCCAAGAATGGCGAGCAAGTGTTGGCTCTGAACGAAAAAACCTACACGCTCGACGACAGTATGGTTGTCATTGCCGACGACACTCAGGTGCATGACATTGCCGGCATTATGGGCGGTGAGGATTCGGGGGTTCAGAACGACACGACAGATGTCTTGCTTGAGATCGCCTATTTTGAACCGTCACGCATTGGCGTAACCGGGCGCACTTTGGGTTTGGCATCCGATGCCCGCACCCGATTTGAACGCGGTGTTGACCCAGAATTCCTGCAAGATGGCCTTGACCTCCTAACCGGACTTATCGTCGAATTGGCGGGCGGAACGCCAAGCGAAGACGTCCATGCCGGTACCGCGCCAAACGAAGCGAAGGTTGTTGCATTCGACACCGGCCTGACCGCACGATTGGGCGGCGTCGACGTCCCAGCCGATGAACAGCGCCGCATCCTCGAAAGTCTCGATTTCGCGGTTGCAGACGATTGGAACGTAACCTGTCCTCTGCGCCGCAATGACATCGAAGGGCCAGCCGATCTGGTCGAAGAGGTTGTGCGCATTCACGGCCTTGATGCGGTGGAAAGTGTGGCCCTGCCGCGCATGGAAGGCGTCGCGCGACCAACGGCCACACCGGAGCAGCAGCTGGAGCGGAAACTTCGCCGCGCTGCAGCGGGAGCGGGCCTAAATGAAGCCATCACATGGTCGTTTATCTCCGAAGCTGAGGCGGCCACGGTCGGCGGTGGTCATTGGACGTTGGAAAACCCAATCAGCGAAGAATTGAAGGTCATGCGACCCTCGCTTCTTCCCGGATTGCTATCCGCATTGAAGCGAAACTTGGATCGCGGTGGATCATCGATCCGATTGTTCGAAATTGGCCGACGCTATCTTGCTGATGGTGAATATCCGGCGCTTGTCTGTGTGATGGCGGGGAACAAGACAGACCGAAATTGGGCCCAAGGCAAGGCTGTTCCGTTTGACGCATTTGATGCCAAATCAATGTGCTTGGAACTGTTGCGAGCCGCCGGGGCTCCTGTTCAAAAACTGATGGTGATGGACGAGGCCGGAGATTTTTATCACCCTGGCCAATCGGCCACTTTGCGGCTTGGCCCAAAGAACGTTCTTGCCAGTTTTGGCGCCATTCATCCGGCTATGCTCGACACGTTCGGAATTGACGTTCCCGTTGTGGCATGCGGCATTCACCTCGACGCAATCCCGGCAAAGAAGGCAGGCGGTAAAGGAAAGGGGGGAGCGATCAACTTCGCCCGGCCCAGTTTCACCCCACCGGCATTGCAAGCGGTCACGCGTGACTTTGCCTTCCTCGTTCCAACAACGTTGGCGGCGGGTGACCTGCTGCGCGTCGTGAAGGGTGCAGACAAGGCCAACATCGTCGATGCGCGGGTGTTTGACCTGTTCACGGGCGAGGGCGTCCCCGAAGGGCAAAAATCGATAGCGATTGAAGTGACCCTGCAACCGCAGGACAAAAGCTATAAGGACGCCGATCTCAAAGCGATTACCGATGCGGTCGTCGCAGCGGCGGCCAAACAGGGGGCGGAACTGCGCGGTTAA
- a CDS encoding P-II family nitrogen regulator produces MKFIIAIIKPFKLDEVREALGSIGVAGMTVSEVKGFGRQKGQTEIYRGAEYSTNMLPKVKLEIAASDDIAAQVVETIQQTANTEAIGDGKIFVLDLASATRIRTGESGETAL; encoded by the coding sequence ATGAAGTTCATCATCGCCATCATAAAACCATTTAAGCTCGATGAGGTCCGCGAAGCGCTGGGCTCAATCGGGGTCGCCGGGATGACTGTTTCTGAAGTCAAAGGGTTTGGTCGCCAAAAGGGCCAAACCGAGATTTATCGCGGCGCGGAATATTCCACCAACATGTTGCCAAAGGTGAAGCTCGAAATCGCTGCCAGCGACGACATCGCCGCGCAGGTCGTTGAAACAATTCAACAGACCGCAAACACCGAAGCCATTGGCGACGGTAAAATCTTCGTACTCGATCTTGCTTCGGCAACCCGAATTCGCACCGGCGAATCCGGCGAAACCGCACTTTGA
- a CDS encoding sterol desaturase family protein: MPDFSPTQYAVPFFVLAVLAEMFWSRLRAPEKYEPMDTLVSLGFGLGSTVAGAMFGFFAVAVFAGAYEYRIFDLGAEWWTVWWAWPLCFVLDDLKYYWVHRAGHRIRWMWASHVNHHSSQHYNLSTALRQSWTGAFTFGLLFALPLVLVGFHPGMVAICGGVNLVYQFWIHTEAIDRMPKWFEAVMNTPSHHRVHHATNPRYLDRNYAGVFITWDKMFGTFEAERDDEQIRYGIVKQLGSFNILWAVFHEWIGMIGDIWRSPWRHKLSYLLREPGWTHDGSRETSDTIRANWRKRIEGEKTASDSVAPRNSIAAKGEAA, translated from the coding sequence ATGCCTGATTTTTCACCCACCCAATACGCTGTGCCGTTCTTTGTTCTGGCGGTTTTAGCTGAGATGTTCTGGTCGCGCCTGCGCGCGCCGGAAAAGTATGAACCGATGGACACTTTAGTCAGCTTGGGGTTCGGTCTCGGATCAACGGTCGCCGGGGCAATGTTTGGGTTTTTCGCGGTCGCGGTGTTTGCAGGCGCTTATGAGTATCGCATTTTCGACTTAGGCGCCGAATGGTGGACCGTTTGGTGGGCATGGCCGCTGTGCTTTGTCTTGGATGATCTCAAATATTACTGGGTCCACCGCGCCGGGCACCGCATTCGGTGGATGTGGGCGAGCCACGTGAACCATCACTCCAGCCAGCACTATAACCTATCAACGGCTCTGCGCCAAAGTTGGACCGGCGCGTTTACGTTCGGCCTGCTCTTTGCTTTGCCGTTGGTCTTGGTTGGATTTCACCCAGGGATGGTAGCGATTTGTGGTGGCGTGAATTTGGTCTATCAATTTTGGATTCACACCGAAGCCATCGACCGGATGCCCAAGTGGTTCGAAGCAGTGATGAACACACCAAGCCATCATCGCGTTCACCATGCGACCAATCCACGCTATTTGGATCGGAACTACGCCGGGGTCTTCATCACATGGGACAAAATGTTTGGCACGTTTGAGGCAGAGCGTGATGATGAACAGATCCGCTATGGCATCGTCAAACAATTGGGCAGCTTCAACATCCTTTGGGCCGTATTCCATGAATGGATCGGAATGATCGGCGATATTTGGCGCAGCCCGTGGCGGCACAAACTCTCTTATCTACTCAGGGAGCCTGGTTGGACACACGATGGCAGTCGGGAAACATCGGATACAATCCGGGCCAATTGGCGAAAACGGATAGAGGGTGAGAAAACCGCCTCAGATTCGGTTGCACCGCGAAACTCGATTGCAGCAAAAGGCGAAGCTGCGTAG
- a CDS encoding ammonium transporter codes for MKRPLQKFAALAAGAMIFAEPALAAPAAVPNPGNNAWMMTATVLVLLMIIPGLTLFYGGLTRSKNMLSTMTQIGATAALAMLVWVMWGFSLAFGSTPIEGFLGQFISSGSYFLSGMSAETTAATFTDEVISEYVFVSFQMTFAAITAALILGATAERMKFNAVMLFVPIWLTIVYFPIAHMVWAGDGLLFAAGALDFAGGTVVHINAGVSGLVLAYLLGTRRGYPNEPMPPHSLTMTMVGTGLLWVGWFGFNAGSALEADGFAGLAMINTFVATAAGALTWMVIERAMGHKGSALGFCSGVIAGLVAVTPAAGNSGPFGAILLGILSSVVCYFFVAKVKAKFGYDDSLDAFGIHGIGGIVGAIGTAIVYQPFLGGPGDGSTGIGAQLWIQTEGVIITILWAGIGTLIAGYAVKLLIGLRVSEETEVDGLDIAEHGERAYN; via the coding sequence ATGAAAAGACCTCTCCAGAAATTCGCTGCGTTGGCGGCAGGTGCGATGATCTTCGCCGAACCTGCGCTGGCGGCTCCTGCTGCTGTTCCGAACCCCGGAAACAACGCATGGATGATGACGGCGACCGTTCTTGTTCTATTGATGATTATTCCCGGCCTGACGCTGTTCTATGGCGGTCTAACCCGCTCTAAAAACATGCTGTCGACCATGACACAAATCGGCGCGACTGCCGCTTTGGCAATGTTGGTTTGGGTCATGTGGGGCTTCTCCCTCGCATTCGGCTCAACCCCGATCGAAGGCTTCCTTGGACAGTTTATCAGCTCGGGAAGCTACTTCCTGTCTGGCATGTCGGCTGAAACAACCGCTGCGACCTTCACCGATGAAGTCATCAGTGAATACGTCTTTGTTAGCTTCCAAATGACTTTTGCCGCGATCACTGCGGCTCTGATCTTGGGTGCAACGGCCGAACGCATGAAATTCAATGCTGTGATGCTGTTCGTGCCAATCTGGTTGACGATCGTGTATTTCCCGATTGCTCACATGGTTTGGGCTGGTGACGGACTGCTGTTTGCCGCTGGTGCGCTCGATTTTGCTGGTGGTACCGTAGTGCACATCAATGCGGGTGTATCGGGTCTAGTGCTTGCTTACTTGCTTGGCACTCGTCGGGGTTATCCGAATGAGCCAATGCCTCCACACAGCCTCACCATGACTATGGTCGGCACTGGCTTGCTGTGGGTCGGTTGGTTCGGCTTCAACGCCGGTTCGGCGCTCGAAGCTGATGGCTTTGCTGGTCTTGCCATGATCAACACATTCGTCGCCACCGCTGCTGGTGCGTTGACATGGATGGTGATTGAACGCGCCATGGGTCACAAAGGCTCTGCGTTGGGCTTCTGCTCAGGCGTTATCGCTGGTCTTGTTGCGGTTACCCCCGCAGCCGGCAACAGCGGGCCGTTCGGTGCGATCCTGCTCGGCATTCTGTCGTCAGTCGTTTGCTACTTCTTTGTCGCTAAGGTCAAAGCCAAGTTCGGCTATGACGATTCACTGGACGCCTTTGGCATCCACGGCATTGGCGGCATCGTTGGCGCCATTGGCACAGCGATTGTCTATCAACCATTCCTCGGCGGTCCTGGTGACGGTTCAACCGGCATTGGCGCACAACTTTGGATCCAAACCGAAGGCGTGATTATCACGATCCTATGGGCCGGTATCGGCACTCTGATTGCTGGATACGCTGTGAAGCTTTTGATCGGTCTACGGGTATCCGAAGAGACCGAAGTTGATGGCCTCGACATCGCTGAACACGGCGAACGCGCCTACAACTAA